In Hyphomicrobiales bacterium, the following are encoded in one genomic region:
- the cobG gene encoding precorrin-3B synthase — translation MSQQSTVVPIIQGPIIQGPIIQGWCPGALKPMLSGDGYVVRIRPHSGRVAAEQMAAIAALSETHGNGLIDFSARANIQMRGVTADSHAPLIEALGALGLIDGSIAEETTRNILVTPFWQAGDGTVEIADALAARLASGPALPGKFGFAVDTGPQPVLSEASSDIRLERAADGTLVLRADGMERGTPVTPEEAADKAVALAEWFLSSGGAPQGRGRMARHLASGAELPAEFAPTLAPAPAAPDAIPGLTGAGFLAGFEFGQATAATIAALSRCAPAFRITPWRMVLAEGLAEVPAVDGLIADPAEPLLNVHACTGAPGCPQALAPTRDLARALAPQLPKGARLHVSACTKGCSHPSPCAYTLVATDDGFALVRDGTASDVPVATGLDPVTLLADPAGLFGLQ, via the coding sequence ATGAGCCAGCAGTCAACAGTGGTCCCGATTATCCAGGGCCCGATTATCCAGGGCCCGATTATCCAGGGATGGTGCCCGGGCGCCCTGAAACCGATGCTGTCCGGCGACGGCTATGTCGTGCGCATCCGCCCGCATTCGGGACGCGTCGCGGCGGAGCAGATGGCCGCCATCGCCGCCCTGTCCGAAACCCACGGCAACGGGCTCATCGACTTCTCCGCTCGCGCCAATATCCAGATGCGCGGCGTCACCGCCGACAGCCACGCGCCGCTGATCGAGGCGCTCGGCGCACTCGGGCTGATCGATGGGTCGATTGCCGAGGAAACCACCCGCAACATCCTCGTCACCCCGTTCTGGCAGGCCGGCGACGGCACGGTCGAGATCGCCGACGCGCTCGCAGCAAGACTTGCCAGCGGGCCTGCACTACCCGGCAAGTTCGGCTTTGCCGTCGACACCGGTCCGCAGCCAGTGCTGTCCGAGGCCTCCTCCGATATCCGGCTTGAGCGCGCCGCCGACGGCACGCTGGTGCTCAGAGCCGACGGCATGGAGCGCGGCACGCCGGTGACGCCCGAAGAAGCGGCGGACAAGGCCGTCGCGCTCGCCGAATGGTTCTTGTCCTCCGGTGGTGCGCCTCAAGGTCGTGGCCGCATGGCCCGACACCTGGCAAGCGGCGCGGAGTTGCCGGCGGAGTTCGCGCCAACTCTCGCGCCAGCTCCGGCCGCGCCCGACGCAATTCCCGGGCTGACCGGAGCAGGCTTTCTCGCCGGCTTCGAATTCGGCCAGGCGACCGCCGCGACGATTGCCGCGCTTTCCCGCTGCGCGCCGGCCTTCCGCATCACGCCGTGGCGTATGGTGCTGGCCGAAGGTCTCGCCGAGGTGCCGGCCGTCGACGGGCTCATTGCCGATCCCGCCGAGCCGCTGCTCAACGTCCATGCCTGCACCGGCGCGCCGGGTTGTCCGCAGGCGCTGGCGCCGACCCGCGATCTCGCCCGCGCGCTGGCGCCGCAGTTGCCCAAGGGGGCGCGGCTCCATGTCAGCGCCTGCACAAAGGGATGTTCACACCCGTCGCCATGCGCGTATACCCTTGTCGCGACCGACGACGGCTTCGCACTCGTCCGCGACGGAACGGCAAGCGACGTGCCTGTCGCCACCGGTCTCGACCCTGTAACCCTCTTGGCCGACCCGGCAGGCCTCTTCGGACTTCAGTGA